From Bdellovibrio svalbardensis, one genomic window encodes:
- a CDS encoding protein-tyrosine phosphatase family protein, producing MEIEKAKLEALGWQSTDLSHIPMSWNPQNNFEPACEMIKTALLILEQNYAAEKATYVHCSVGEDRTSLLAALWKIWKRANSKLQTSDAPWIYETYKNEMCRYGYGMGLVRTNKPLDIVQKIEASLTPLYVAVASEIINIKKRNGDLGELSCSSLKPVQVNYKCEPNMTFQTNQTKGELYE from the coding sequence GTGGAAATTGAAAAAGCGAAATTAGAAGCCCTGGGCTGGCAATCTACCGACCTCAGTCATATCCCGATGTCTTGGAATCCACAGAATAACTTTGAACCAGCCTGCGAAATGATCAAAACAGCACTACTCATCTTAGAACAGAATTATGCAGCCGAGAAAGCAACTTATGTACACTGTTCTGTTGGCGAAGATCGCACCAGTCTTTTAGCCGCTTTGTGGAAAATCTGGAAAAGAGCAAACTCAAAACTCCAAACTTCCGACGCCCCATGGATCTATGAAACCTATAAAAATGAAATGTGCCGCTATGGATACGGTATGGGATTAGTGCGAACGAACAAGCCACTCGATATTGTTCAAAAGATTGAAGCCAGCTTAACGCCGCTGTATGTGGCCGTTGCCAGTGAAATTATAAATATCAAAAAGAGGAATGGCGATTTGGGGGAGCTGTCTTGCTCATCTCTAAAACCAGTCCAGGTAAATTACAAATGCGAACCTAATATGACTTTTCAAACCAACCAAACCAAAGGAGAACTCTATGAATAA
- a CDS encoding CPBP family intramembrane glutamic endopeptidase — MLKIRRIVFQGFELGAAERILFSHLLIVLEAAILVLPYLFLKKLNWIDGFHVLGNTRQSVRRGTLYGLLLFVTVVPVALYFGMRFSFQFSLPGVVGNLFSNGAEEVIYRGILFSAALSLFRKPWLAVAASAFAFGFGHWDFPYLFQAYIVAVGFVLGWLYLRTKSLLAPYIAHMIADILADSFFH; from the coding sequence ATGCTGAAAATTCGTCGAATAGTTTTTCAAGGATTCGAACTTGGCGCCGCAGAGCGAATTTTATTTAGTCATTTATTAATCGTTTTAGAAGCTGCTATTTTAGTCCTGCCTTATCTGTTCCTGAAGAAACTAAATTGGATTGATGGATTTCATGTGCTAGGAAATACGCGCCAGTCAGTAAGGCGTGGCACCCTATATGGACTCTTGTTATTTGTTACAGTTGTTCCTGTCGCTCTTTATTTCGGAATGAGATTCTCGTTTCAGTTTTCACTTCCAGGTGTTGTGGGAAATTTGTTTTCAAATGGTGCGGAAGAAGTTATCTATCGCGGAATACTTTTTTCAGCTGCGCTTTCACTATTTAGAAAACCATGGTTGGCTGTTGCGGCGTCAGCGTTCGCATTTGGATTTGGGCACTGGGATTTTCCTTATCTATTTCAAGCATACATTGTGGCAGTGGGTTTTGTTTTAGGATGGTTATATCTACGAACCAAGAGCCTACTTGCGCCATATATTGCTCACATGATCGCTGATATTCTCGCGGATTCATTCTTTCATTAA
- a CDS encoding phosphatase PAP2 family protein, with product MVQRALNMLLNGVLVTGLVWSFPQSAQAANEISPVLVGNNSLYSKTIEYSNLESSLVKLGLISSIIIFASENEMLSFVQRNDGRVADQAADVGEFFGSRKMVPVLGMAYVLGVVVDQSGVSRVAKIAFKAGLINFLINDSLKLTFRRALPSETNDPFKVSEYDEAPRMGMPSGHASFAFALATAIAETSREEQSSNIIPVLAYGAATLTAWSRVYQNQHWVSDVLIGAIVGHFSAKLAMDEEKQQEGRVQVNIYPYFGRNAAGLVLSVTERSPQQRTCQPEEEGTPACFRKAFAKHLPQN from the coding sequence ATGGTTCAACGAGCGTTAAACATGTTATTGAATGGTGTTTTGGTGACTGGATTGGTCTGGTCTTTTCCTCAATCTGCCCAGGCGGCGAATGAAATTTCTCCAGTTTTGGTTGGAAACAATAGCCTGTACTCAAAGACAATTGAGTATTCTAATCTCGAGAGCAGTTTGGTGAAACTAGGTCTTATTAGCTCAATTATTATCTTTGCAAGTGAAAATGAAATGCTCTCCTTTGTGCAACGAAATGACGGTCGCGTGGCTGATCAAGCTGCGGATGTTGGGGAGTTCTTTGGCTCTCGAAAAATGGTTCCCGTCTTGGGGATGGCCTATGTTCTTGGTGTGGTTGTCGATCAGAGTGGGGTTTCCCGTGTTGCAAAGATCGCGTTTAAGGCCGGTCTGATTAATTTTTTAATTAACGATTCACTGAAGTTAACCTTCCGCCGTGCTCTTCCAAGCGAAACAAATGATCCATTTAAGGTATCAGAGTATGATGAAGCTCCGCGAATGGGGATGCCTTCCGGCCATGCCTCCTTTGCGTTTGCTTTAGCAACAGCCATCGCTGAGACTTCCCGCGAAGAACAGTCCTCAAATATTATTCCAGTTCTTGCTTATGGTGCAGCCACGTTGACGGCCTGGTCTCGGGTCTATCAGAATCAGCATTGGGTTTCGGACGTTTTAATCGGAGCGATCGTTGGTCATTTTTCAGCAAAGCTGGCAATGGATGAAGAGAAACAACAAGAAGGCCGAGTTCAGGTTAATATCTATCCTTATTTTGGAAGAAATGCCGCGGGCTTGGTTTTATCAGTGACCGAGCGATCCCCGCAGCAACGGACTTGCCAACCTGAAGAAGAGGGGACCCCGGCCTGCTTTAGGAAAGCCTTCGCTAAGCACCTCCCGCAAAATTGA
- a CDS encoding CHAD domain-containing protein — protein sequence MEKFATTCRQRFKEFTQKCKESVRHPTPQNIHQLRILNRRIRSIFWIIKQETNIDLPSGVQKKAALFGKELGALREIDVLIKDAAYYNLSDSKLPGKRSRKARKLQDSIEREFLPVLNRDLRKLINGAEPLPSINYKELRSTLKKALKKWPKRLPKKKEKQHQIRIDAKKTIYRMELLGAKSVQLRLLQKSLGRVHDLEVLENHFGKKKVISKDIEANLKTAYRTYQKIFKT from the coding sequence ATGGAAAAATTTGCGACTACTTGCAGACAGCGTTTTAAAGAATTTACTCAAAAATGCAAGGAGTCCGTTCGTCATCCCACCCCCCAAAATATTCACCAACTGCGAATTCTAAATCGAAGAATTCGATCCATTTTTTGGATCATTAAGCAAGAAACCAATATAGATCTCCCTTCTGGTGTTCAGAAAAAAGCAGCTCTTTTTGGCAAAGAATTGGGCGCACTCAGGGAAATCGATGTTCTCATCAAGGATGCCGCATACTACAACCTGAGCGACTCCAAATTGCCAGGAAAACGATCCAGAAAAGCACGCAAACTTCAAGATTCCATTGAACGAGAATTCCTCCCCGTTTTGAATAGAGACCTCCGAAAACTCATAAACGGTGCTGAGCCCCTCCCTTCCATCAATTACAAGGAACTTAGATCCACGCTCAAGAAAGCTCTTAAAAAATGGCCTAAGAGGCTTCCAAAGAAGAAAGAAAAACAACATCAAATTCGTATCGATGCGAAAAAAACAATTTATCGTATGGAGCTGCTCGGCGCCAAAAGCGTTCAACTTCGTCTTCTGCAAAAAAGCCTTGGAAGAGTTCATGACCTTGAAGTTTTGGAAAATCATTTCGGCAAGAAAAAAGTGATCTCTAAAGATATCGAAGCCAATTTAAAAACAGCTTACCGCACATATCAAAAAATTTTTAAAACCTAA
- a CDS encoding bifunctional aspartate transaminase/aspartate 4-decarboxylase: protein MSVKSTTLKTPRAMQKKLSKLSPFELKDNLISLAADSAKASTQIMLNAGRGNPNWIATTPREAFFALGQFAVTESRRVWSEPGLGGMPQKVGIASRLNAYLDKNSKVPGGDFLRDAVKYGVSHFKFNADAFVYELVDGIIGDQYPTPDRILKHNERIVQAYLDQEMCGHKPPKGQFDIFAVEGGTAAMCYIFDSLMQNKILKKGDGIALATPTFTPYIEIPELERYSFKVSHIDANEMDKESGRHTWQYTEKEVNKLLDPKIKAFFLVNPSNPPSVAVSPKIMKKIVQIVKTKRPDLVIITDDVYGTFVPGFRSLMADLPQNTIGVYSYSKYFGCTGWRLGVVAIHEKNIFDQHLVKLPSKDKKALNERYGSLTLEPEKIKFIDRMVADSRQVALNHTAGLSLPQQVQMTLFSLSALMDKDDKYKKLTQNIVQRRYKALWDGLGISMPADPLRAGYYCEIDVMVWAEKIHGPEFAKFLKTNYEPVDLLFRLAEQTSIVLMDGGGFAGPKWSVRVSLANLDDTAYAKIGKQMAEAAEGYVEAWQRSKGKSH from the coding sequence ATGTCTGTTAAAAGTACGACGCTAAAAACACCACGCGCTATGCAAAAGAAATTAAGTAAACTCAGTCCTTTCGAGTTGAAAGATAATTTGATTTCATTGGCTGCGGATAGCGCCAAGGCCAGCACGCAGATTATGTTGAATGCAGGCCGGGGAAATCCCAATTGGATTGCAACGACTCCGCGGGAGGCCTTCTTTGCCCTGGGGCAGTTTGCGGTGACAGAGTCTCGACGCGTTTGGAGCGAACCAGGCTTGGGCGGGATGCCGCAGAAAGTTGGAATAGCCTCAAGGCTGAATGCCTATCTGGACAAAAACTCCAAAGTGCCTGGAGGGGATTTTCTTCGTGATGCGGTAAAATATGGCGTGAGCCATTTTAAGTTCAATGCAGATGCCTTTGTCTATGAATTGGTGGATGGTATCATTGGGGATCAGTACCCAACTCCAGACAGAATTTTGAAACACAATGAGCGCATTGTGCAAGCTTATCTCGATCAAGAGATGTGTGGTCATAAGCCACCTAAGGGACAATTTGATATCTTTGCTGTCGAAGGTGGAACGGCCGCAATGTGCTATATCTTTGATTCTTTGATGCAGAATAAAATTCTAAAAAAAGGTGATGGCATTGCCTTGGCGACACCGACCTTTACGCCTTATATCGAAATTCCCGAGTTGGAAAGATATAGCTTCAAGGTTTCGCATATTGATGCCAACGAGATGGACAAAGAAAGTGGTCGTCATACTTGGCAGTACACGGAAAAAGAAGTGAATAAGCTGCTCGATCCGAAGATCAAGGCCTTCTTCCTGGTGAACCCAAGCAATCCGCCTTCGGTGGCGGTTTCTCCGAAAATTATGAAAAAGATAGTCCAGATCGTGAAAACAAAACGGCCGGATCTGGTCATTATCACTGATGACGTCTATGGGACCTTTGTTCCTGGTTTTAGATCTCTGATGGCGGATCTTCCACAAAATACTATTGGGGTTTATTCTTATTCTAAATATTTCGGCTGTACGGGATGGCGTTTGGGCGTCGTTGCGATTCACGAGAAGAATATCTTTGACCAGCATCTGGTAAAACTTCCAAGCAAAGATAAGAAAGCTTTGAATGAACGATATGGCTCGTTAACTTTGGAACCGGAGAAAATCAAGTTTATCGATCGCATGGTGGCTGACAGCCGTCAGGTGGCCTTAAATCACACGGCCGGTCTGTCTTTGCCTCAGCAAGTTCAAATGACTTTGTTCTCGCTTTCGGCTTTAATGGATAAAGATGATAAATATAAAAAGTTAACTCAGAATATCGTCCAACGACGCTATAAGGCCCTGTGGGATGGTTTGGGTATTTCAATGCCAGCAGATCCATTGCGCGCAGGTTATTACTGTGAAATTGATGTGATGGTCTGGGCTGAGAAAATTCATGGACCAGAGTTTGCGAAATTCTTAAAGACGAATTATGAGCCTGTTGATTTGCTCTTCCGTTTGGCAGAGCAGACTTCAATCGTACTGATGGATGGTGGAGGCTTCGCCGGTCCAAAATGGTCCGTGCGCGTGTCTTTGGCCAACTTGGATGATACGGCCTATGCGAAGATCGGTAAGCAAATGGCTGAGGCCGCCGAGGGCTATGTCGAAGCTTGGCAGCGTTCAAAAGGAAAGAGTCATTAA
- the aspT gene encoding aspartate-alanine antiporter, whose product MNWLFTQLKAHPELAFFLTIGVGYLIGKIKIGYFQLGSVTGTLLTGVLVGQLGIAIGADTKAIFFLMFLFAVGYKVGPQFIQGLKKDGLPQVFFAIFVCVGGLAVAYIAAKVMGYDLGYATGLLAGALTQSAVIGVGQDTINSLPDLSAELKTQYNNSIPIAYAVTYIMGTVVFAWFFSSFGPKILGIDLAKECKDYEAKLGAKMDDPGVMPAMQMNALRTYKITNGKFANRKVAELESSFAPTAAFVTRMRHEGKVIDPNGNVVIVPGDIVVVGSKSKDLVEHEKEIGEEVYDPELMDFKIEFLDVVMTNKEFLGKTLGDIVQEKGHDFRRNVMVRKITRIGHELPIQANLTIQAGDVLTLVGKLEDVERVAKTVGTPDRRTDMSDMVFVGLGILLGGLVGLLSFKVSNIPLSLSTSGGALISGLLLSYWRATRPTFGAIPAAGLWIMDSMGLCAFVAIVGLISGPGFIAGIKAVGISLLFVGIAVTFFTCAIAVLGGRYLFKFHPAILFGACAGSMTTTAALGAIQENAKSKVPVLGYTITYAVANTIKTIWGAVIVFLLV is encoded by the coding sequence ATGAATTGGCTGTTTACTCAATTGAAGGCTCACCCTGAGCTGGCATTCTTTCTGACTATTGGGGTGGGTTATCTCATCGGTAAAATAAAAATCGGATATTTTCAATTAGGCTCGGTGACGGGAACCTTGTTGACGGGGGTTTTGGTTGGACAGTTGGGAATTGCGATTGGTGCCGATACCAAAGCGATTTTCTTTTTGATGTTCTTGTTTGCGGTTGGATACAAGGTAGGACCTCAATTCATCCAAGGTTTAAAGAAAGATGGTTTGCCCCAGGTTTTCTTTGCAATCTTCGTCTGTGTGGGCGGTTTGGCTGTTGCTTATATCGCAGCGAAAGTGATGGGCTATGATTTAGGTTACGCAACCGGCTTGTTGGCCGGAGCCTTGACTCAATCCGCGGTCATTGGGGTGGGGCAGGACACCATAAACAGTCTGCCCGATCTGTCGGCAGAGCTAAAGACTCAATATAACAACTCGATTCCAATAGCCTATGCGGTCACCTATATCATGGGGACGGTGGTGTTTGCCTGGTTCTTCTCAAGCTTTGGACCAAAAATCCTGGGTATTGATTTAGCAAAGGAATGCAAAGACTACGAAGCAAAGCTCGGTGCAAAAATGGATGATCCTGGAGTGATGCCGGCCATGCAGATGAATGCTCTGCGGACCTATAAAATTACCAATGGCAAATTTGCGAATCGAAAAGTGGCAGAGTTGGAGTCTTCTTTTGCACCTACGGCGGCCTTTGTCACTCGGATGCGCCATGAGGGAAAGGTGATTGATCCCAATGGCAATGTGGTGATTGTTCCTGGTGATATCGTGGTCGTGGGTTCTAAAAGCAAAGATCTTGTCGAGCATGAAAAGGAAATTGGTGAAGAGGTTTACGATCCTGAGTTGATGGATTTTAAGATTGAATTCTTAGATGTGGTTATGACCAATAAGGAATTCTTAGGTAAAACTCTCGGAGATATTGTTCAGGAAAAAGGCCATGACTTCCGCCGCAACGTTATGGTTCGAAAAATCACGCGTATTGGGCACGAACTGCCAATTCAGGCGAACTTAACAATCCAGGCGGGGGATGTATTAACTCTTGTGGGAAAATTGGAAGATGTTGAGCGTGTTGCCAAAACTGTCGGGACGCCGGATCGACGCACCGATATGTCGGATATGGTTTTTGTGGGGTTGGGTATTCTTCTCGGGGGACTTGTTGGGCTATTGTCCTTCAAGGTCAGCAATATTCCTTTGAGTCTTAGTACCAGTGGTGGTGCTTTGATTTCAGGACTTCTACTTTCCTATTGGCGTGCAACTCGTCCAACCTTTGGGGCTATTCCTGCGGCTGGATTATGGATTATGGATTCCATGGGCTTGTGTGCATTCGTAGCCATTGTCGGATTGATTTCAGGACCTGGCTTTATCGCTGGAATCAAGGCTGTCGGAATAAGTCTTTTGTTTGTGGGTATTGCCGTGACGTTCTTTACCTGTGCTATTGCCGTTCTTGGCGGGCGTTATTTGTTTAAATTTCATCCAGCCATCTTGTTTGGAGCTTGTGCCGGATCCATGACAACCACAGCTGCATTAGGTGCCATTCAAGAGAACGCAAAAAGTAAAGTTCCAGTTCTTGGATACACGATCACGTACGCAGTCGCCAATACCATAAAAACCATTTGGGGTGCCGTCATTGTCTTCTTGTTAGTTTAA
- a CDS encoding SDR family oxidoreductase yields MAWKIMVTGATGIVGREIVRRLHQREVEFVAACRQEGAFPEDIKNISLDYANPATLDQAFRNVDVLFLLIPFADSMREWAENAVGAARRAGVKLIVRTSALGADPGSPYLWLRTEGEINRMLSESGVPSVLIKTNSFMQNFDRLYGEALRQGALYLPEGEGRTSFVDVGDLANVVTEILVNPFNHLGREYSITGGRALSNAEALSILSTRCARRISYVPVTEEITRKALKKIGASSWWIEFVLSRHRSVRDGEGEEVTNTFQELTGLEPRTFEDYSEELAESLLVRPGGVDLH; encoded by the coding sequence ATGGCGTGGAAAATAATGGTTACCGGAGCAACAGGCATTGTGGGACGAGAAATCGTTCGAAGACTTCATCAAAGAGAGGTGGAGTTTGTTGCCGCCTGTCGTCAGGAAGGGGCATTCCCTGAGGATATTAAAAATATCTCTCTAGATTATGCGAATCCTGCGACTCTTGATCAGGCATTTCGAAACGTGGATGTCCTTTTCTTATTGATTCCTTTTGCTGATTCGATGCGCGAATGGGCTGAAAATGCCGTAGGCGCGGCGCGCCGAGCGGGGGTGAAGCTTATTGTCAGGACTTCCGCTCTAGGGGCTGACCCTGGGTCTCCGTATCTTTGGTTGCGCACTGAAGGTGAAATCAATCGTATGTTGAGCGAAAGTGGCGTTCCATCCGTTTTGATCAAGACCAATAGTTTTATGCAAAACTTTGATCGTCTTTATGGTGAGGCTCTTCGCCAAGGGGCCCTTTATCTTCCCGAAGGGGAAGGGCGCACATCCTTTGTCGATGTAGGAGATCTGGCCAATGTGGTTACGGAGATCCTCGTGAATCCTTTCAATCATTTGGGCCGAGAATACTCCATCACGGGTGGGCGAGCGCTGTCCAATGCCGAGGCCTTGTCGATTCTTTCAACTCGATGTGCCCGAAGAATTTCATATGTGCCAGTAACCGAAGAAATCACCAGAAAAGCTTTGAAAAAAATTGGCGCGTCTTCATGGTGGATTGAATTTGTTTTGAGTCGTCATCGATCTGTTCGTGACGGCGAAGGCGAAGAAGTTACAAACACCTTCCAAGAACTGACCGGATTGGAACCCAGAACCTTTGAGGACTACAGTGAAGAACTGGCGGAATCCTTGTTGGTTCGACCCGGTGGAGTGGATTTGCATTAA
- a CDS encoding DUF975 family protein: MNSDICLLASVFLTHLCLLGSIYVVNFFAENLKVFKKAALPLFALVVVSNNIDQYLNMQVETALQNPMGANGQVYFFGFLSIVSSVIFPVLLATTALYAMVNTKPWESLMAFFGKFLNQVFIESLRAWGKTLLWSLLFIIPGIWKYLELSLVPFVVTSSESYEAGKIDALQASSYVFRKHWFKILGILFCFHLFLPLILTSFFDSYRLLWKTPLASLFLSLLDTYLILISTQLLFNVFQSEVSKHDSHV; encoded by the coding sequence ATGAACTCAGACATCTGTTTGTTGGCAAGTGTCTTCTTGACTCACCTTTGCCTTCTGGGGTCTATTTATGTAGTGAATTTTTTTGCAGAAAACCTGAAGGTTTTTAAAAAAGCAGCTCTTCCTTTATTTGCCCTCGTGGTTGTGTCGAACAACATCGATCAGTATCTTAACATGCAAGTCGAAACAGCTCTGCAAAATCCCATGGGTGCCAATGGCCAAGTCTATTTCTTTGGTTTTCTATCCATCGTAAGCAGTGTGATTTTCCCAGTGCTTCTGGCGACGACCGCGCTTTATGCCATGGTAAACACAAAACCCTGGGAAAGCCTGATGGCCTTCTTTGGAAAGTTCTTAAACCAGGTCTTCATTGAGTCATTGCGCGCCTGGGGCAAAACTTTGCTCTGGTCTTTGCTCTTCATTATACCTGGGATATGGAAGTATCTTGAGCTGAGTCTAGTTCCATTCGTTGTGACTTCATCTGAATCATATGAAGCGGGAAAGATCGATGCCCTTCAGGCTTCAAGTTATGTCTTCCGTAAACATTGGTTTAAGATTTTAGGTATTTTATTCTGCTTTCATCTCTTTCTGCCGCTGATTTTAACCAGCTTTTTCGATTCTTATCGCCTGCTTTGGAAGACTCCTTTGGCGAGTCTATTCCTAAGTCTGCTCGATACTTATTTGATTTTAATTTCAACACAGCTCTTGTTTAATGTTTTTCAAAGCGAGGTAAGCAAACATGACTCTCATGTTTAA
- a CDS encoding guanosine monophosphate reductase — protein MFNWTEIKNRGKGLTFDDVLIIPARSDVRSRRDPQLTSKLTRNVSIETPIVSANMDMVTEYDMAFAMNQLGGLGILHRFLSIEDQAAQARRLKENGVKNISASVGVGEEFKSRSKALVDAGVNIITIDIAHGHSVQMMETMKWLKDHYPQVELIAGNMATPDAARDLIESGADAIKVGIGPGSMCTTRIITGCGVPQLTAIALCAEVAASYGVPVIADGGIRNSGDMVKAFAAGASTVMLGSMLSGTIETPGEIKNGKKHYRGMASRSAQDSWRGGVPEGMAPEGESTQVNVKGHVKDVIFEVTGGIRSGMSYINATSIAEIKEKALFMEMSANGISESRAHGVKS, from the coding sequence ATGTTTAATTGGACAGAAATTAAGAACCGCGGAAAAGGTCTGACATTTGATGACGTACTGATCATCCCGGCACGCTCTGACGTTCGCTCACGTCGCGACCCACAACTTACCTCCAAACTGACTCGCAATGTTTCCATCGAAACACCGATTGTCAGCGCTAATATGGATATGGTCACCGAATATGACATGGCATTTGCTATGAACCAACTGGGTGGTCTTGGCATCCTTCATCGCTTCCTTTCTATCGAAGATCAAGCGGCACAGGCTCGTCGCCTTAAAGAGAATGGTGTTAAAAATATCTCTGCCAGTGTCGGCGTTGGTGAAGAATTCAAGTCACGCTCAAAGGCCCTGGTTGATGCGGGAGTTAACATCATCACAATTGACATCGCTCACGGTCACTCTGTGCAGATGATGGAAACAATGAAATGGCTTAAAGATCACTATCCCCAAGTGGAGTTGATCGCAGGCAACATGGCAACTCCAGATGCGGCTCGCGATTTGATTGAATCCGGAGCGGATGCGATCAAGGTTGGCATCGGACCTGGCTCTATGTGTACGACTCGAATCATCACCGGATGTGGAGTTCCTCAGTTAACAGCTATTGCTCTGTGCGCAGAAGTCGCTGCTAGCTATGGCGTTCCTGTGATTGCCGATGGCGGCATTCGCAACTCTGGAGACATGGTGAAAGCTTTTGCCGCAGGCGCCAGTACAGTTATGTTAGGCAGCATGCTTTCTGGAACCATTGAAACTCCGGGAGAAATTAAAAACGGCAAAAAGCATTACCGTGGAATGGCCTCACGCTCTGCCCAAGATTCTTGGCGCGGCGGCGTTCCAGAAGGCATGGCTCCAGAGGGAGAATCAACTCAAGTGAACGTGAAAGGCCACGTTAAAGACGTGATTTTTGAAGTCACTGGCGGCATCCGCAGCGGTATGAGTTATATCAATGCAACAAGCATTGCTGAAATTAAAGAGAAAGCCCTCTTTATGGAAATGTCTGCCAATGGTATCTCTGAATCTCGCGCACACGGAGTAAAGAGTTAA
- the murI gene encoding glutamate racemase codes for MADKDSRSHNKEDSQPAVEDSRPIGVFDSGIGGLTVLKELALQFPQENFLYLGDTARLPYGSKSPHTIRRYSEQNIEFLQSQNVKAIVIACNSASTQVPEREFAGLPVYNVIGPGSQRALEVSEGLRIGVLGTRATINSQAYTKQIHSLNPHAQVFDQACPLFVPLAEEGWDSDPVTNLIVFRYLSSLMQNQIDTLILGCTHYPILKNSIARVTGSSIQLVDSGEAIADWLEEDFMAGRLLRRMNPTPRQVDVTTTDASAHFTELAHRILKPVKADDFRVVNI; via the coding sequence ATGGCTGACAAAGATTCTCGATCCCACAACAAAGAAGATTCCCAGCCCGCTGTCGAAGACAGCAGACCCATCGGAGTTTTCGATTCAGGCATAGGCGGCCTCACCGTTTTGAAAGAGCTCGCCTTGCAGTTCCCTCAGGAAAATTTTCTTTACCTGGGGGATACGGCACGCCTGCCTTATGGATCGAAATCACCTCACACGATTCGTAGATACTCTGAACAAAATATTGAATTTCTTCAGAGCCAAAACGTGAAGGCCATCGTCATTGCTTGCAACTCGGCTTCGACTCAGGTGCCAGAGCGGGAGTTCGCCGGACTCCCTGTTTACAACGTCATAGGCCCTGGCTCACAAAGAGCTTTGGAAGTTTCTGAAGGATTAAGAATCGGCGTCCTTGGCACCAGAGCCACGATCAACAGCCAAGCCTACACAAAGCAAATTCATAGTCTCAATCCCCACGCTCAAGTTTTCGATCAAGCTTGTCCCTTGTTTGTTCCACTTGCAGAAGAAGGATGGGATTCTGATCCCGTCACGAACCTGATCGTCTTTAGATACTTAAGCAGCCTTATGCAAAATCAAATCGACACTTTGATTTTAGGATGCACACACTATCCAATTTTGAAAAACTCTATCGCACGCGTCACTGGATCCAGCATTCAACTGGTTGACTCTGGCGAAGCCATCGCGGACTGGTTAGAAGAAGATTTTATGGCGGGAAGACTTCTGCGCCGAATGAATCCAACACCTCGCCAAGTCGATGTGACAACCACAGACGCCTCAGCACATTTTACCGAACTGGCTCATCGCATTTTAAAACCCGTAAAGGCTGATGACTTCCGGGTCGTAAATATTTAG
- the lysA gene encoding diaminopimelate decarboxylase gives MEYINNELHLGPKKKNLKSLTANYMRPIYVYDLDFIRMRFAAMSQALKNVRIFYAMKANPNPEVLRCLKEAGSGADVVSLGEIKRALENGFSPADIVYSGVGKTRHEITEALKLDIYQINVESLPELERIGQIAKEMGKKAAIALRLNPDIDIKTHPYIATGLRDNKFGMELSLVPELIRCLKSYAGSLELVGVSLHLGSQMLEFEGYKEALERLKKVFIALQKEFSSLQRFDFGGGLGIYYDRLDLAKEEAILKEYAEITLSSLQELNCDLQSEPGRWLLGHAGVLLTQVQYVKKTSEKTFVIVDAGMNHLIRPSLYEAEHLILPLDKKSEEGVFDIVGPICESSDFFAKDRKIAKVKEGDFLAVMDAGAYGYSMASSYNLQELPLEICI, from the coding sequence GTGGAATACATCAATAATGAACTGCATTTGGGCCCTAAGAAAAAGAATTTAAAAAGTCTGACGGCGAACTATATGCGGCCTATTTATGTCTACGACCTTGATTTTATCCGCATGAGATTTGCTGCGATGTCGCAGGCGTTAAAAAATGTGCGTATTTTCTATGCAATGAAAGCGAACCCAAATCCAGAAGTTCTGCGTTGTTTGAAAGAAGCCGGATCCGGTGCCGATGTCGTGTCATTGGGGGAGATTAAAAGAGCCTTGGAAAATGGCTTTTCCCCAGCGGATATCGTCTATAGTGGCGTCGGTAAAACGCGCCATGAAATCACCGAGGCGCTGAAGCTTGATATTTACCAAATCAATGTGGAAAGCCTTCCGGAGTTAGAACGGATTGGTCAGATTGCCAAAGAGATGGGAAAAAAGGCAGCCATTGCTTTGCGCTTAAATCCCGACATCGATATTAAAACGCACCCTTATATTGCCACTGGTCTTCGTGATAATAAATTTGGCATGGAGCTTTCTTTGGTTCCAGAGCTGATTCGTTGTCTGAAGTCTTATGCTGGCTCCTTGGAGCTTGTGGGGGTGAGTCTTCATCTGGGATCGCAAATGCTTGAGTTTGAAGGTTATAAAGAAGCTCTGGAGCGCCTTAAGAAGGTTTTCATTGCTTTGCAAAAAGAGTTTTCTTCCTTACAGCGATTTGATTTCGGCGGCGGGCTGGGGATCTATTATGATCGCTTGGACTTGGCGAAAGAAGAAGCGATTCTTAAAGAGTATGCAGAGATTACCTTAAGTTCACTGCAAGAGCTAAATTGTGATCTACAGTCTGAGCCAGGCCGTTGGTTGTTGGGGCATGCTGGAGTTCTGTTAACTCAAGTCCAATATGTTAAGAAAACCAGTGAGAAGACTTTCGTAATTGTGGATGCGGGTATGAATCATTTGATCCGTCCATCCCTTTATGAGGCCGAACATTTGATTCTGCCTTTAGATAAAAAATCTGAAGAGGGAGTTTTTGATATTGTGGGTCCTATCTGTGAATCTTCTGATTTCTTTGCTAAAGACCGCAAGATTGCGAAAGTTAAAGAAGGTGATTTTCTGGCAGTGATGGATGCAGGGGCTTATGGTTACTCAATGGCGAGCTCATACAACCTGCAGGAGCTACCATTGGAAATTTGCATCTAA